In a single window of the Elaeis guineensis isolate ETL-2024a chromosome 4, EG11, whole genome shotgun sequence genome:
- the LOC105037461 gene encoding LOW QUALITY PROTEIN: putative disease resistance protein RGA3 (The sequence of the model RefSeq protein was modified relative to this genomic sequence to represent the inferred CDS: inserted 1 base in 1 codon), whose amino-acid sequence MGGDVSSAFLQFLFENLAALLLEELRLVLGAEDELRNLRDSLSMIQAVLHDAEERQCTENAVGLWLNELRVVAYDANDVLDEFATEAQRRHLIPHARVRNSLSFLNPRRGLLWLRMSHKVKEIADRLTVIGNRRHAFSLRLGDEARNQEMWRENYQSTSLNPSSALGRESDKRRITELLVPLHGEVENNISVISILGMGGLGKTTLAQLVYNDETVEKYFELRLWVHVSYNFDVYRLTKAIIESIDSHVCEPINLDNLQKHHKKKLSWRRYLLVLDDLWNEETEQWERLRVPLLYGAKGSKILVTTRSEVVADVMSTSPPYYLQGLSDDDCWSLFCRYAFARDQQTFSDLDDIGREIVNKCKGLPLAAIALGHRLCRVADRSKWEAILQGEDWEFSGGNSDVSRAVWSSYQQLPRYLKPCFAYCSLIPKGYEFEKEFVVQLWMAQHFIQPRGEELIEDIAGSYFDTLVQRSFFQFSHFDCRSGQRRYTMHNLIHNFAQRVSAEECCILQLGRRPKEPAKXSTQSNLSNQKDSMFEDIYKCRGLYTLLLAGGFRTHEMRIPNKLAKRLKRLRTLDLSNSDLTMLPESIGTLKHLRCLRLQNTKITRLPESVGCLYNLQILGLRNCDIVELPCNMKNLRKLRHLDLRLDDDSVLGTHGAKSRVHNLRSMPPEIGLLTDLQTLSRFVMGTMYKSGISELKDLNHLHGELLISNLHLVLDAAEAKEANLAGKRYIHRLELRWSYSRGAHDVKVLDSLQPHTNLRELMIVGYGGASFPDWICHSSFSNLVILSLSDCGKCDKLPPLGQLPVLKELYIKRMDSVKRVDCSFCGHDRRKFPSLQKLHFESMHCLQVWCGADDCLLSSLRELVFKNCADLRQLTHNLPSLTKLEIEGSPKLVGLRSFPSLQFLEVKASGEWVFDSWSSVAPLSSLTLSGLPTISLPSELQLGHASIRCLEISHCDQLVSLPDNWLPPGLTYFAIKHCPQLSALPRGLQDLRKLEDLEIQNCRQLEYLPDGLKNLTSLTRFEISDCPQLLCLPNDGLPTKLRFLSIDNCPELRRRCKEEVGEDWPKIEHIFSVWIDKQPVVSSVQPQRESRSTPPFYEGQSSGQ is encoded by the exons ATGGGTGGGGACGTTTCCTCTGCCTTTCTACAGTTCCTGTTTGAGAATTTGGCCGCTCTGCTACTGGAGGAGTTAAGATTGGTCTTGGGAGCTGAGGACGAACTGAGAAATCTCAGGGACAGTCTCTCCATGATTCAAGCTGTACTTCATGACGCAGAGGAGAGGCAGTGCACCGAGAACGCGGTGGGGCTGTGGCTCAACGAGCTCAGGGTCGTCGCCTACGATGCAAATGACGTGTTGGATGAGTTTGCTACCGAAGCTCAACGCCGGCATCTGATCCCACATGCACGGGTACGCAACTCCTTGTCCTTCCTCAATCCTAGACGTGGCTTGCTCTGGCTCAGAATGTCTCATAAAGTGAAAGAGATAGCCGATAGACTCACTGTCATCGGAAACAGACGTCATGCATTTAGCTTGAGATTGGGGGATGAAGCAAGGAATCAAGAAATGTGGCGTGAGAATTATCAGAGCACCTCGCTGAATCCTTCGTCAGCTCTTGGTCGCGAGAGCGATAAAAGGAGGATCACAGAACTGTTAGTACCATTACATGGTGAGGTCGAGAATAACATTTCTGTGATTTCCATACTTGGGATGGGTGGACTAGGGAAGACGACCCTCGCTCAACTAGTCTACAATGATGAAACTGTGGAGAAGTATTTTGAGCTCAGGCTTTGGGTCCATGTGTCCTATAATTTTGATGTTTACAGGCTCACAAAAGCGATCATAGAATCCATAGATAGTCATGTATGCGAACCCATCAACCTTGACAATCTTCAGAAACACCATAAGAAGAAGCTGAGTTGGAGGAGATATCTGCTTGTCTTGGATGACCTGTGGAATGAGGAAACAGAACAATGGGAGAGGCTTAGAGTCCCCTTGCTATATGGAGCCAAAGGAAGCAAGATATTGGTGACTACTAGGAGTGAGGTAGTTGCGGATGTCATGAGCACCTCACCTCCATACTATCTGCAGGGTTTATCAGACGACGACTGCTGGTCTTTGTTTTGCCGATATGCATTTGCGCGAGATCAACAGACATTTTCTGATCTAGATGATATCGGAAGAGAAATTGTGAACAAGTGCAAGGGCTTGCCTCTTGCAGCGATTGCTTTGGGCCATAGGCTGTGCCGGGTAGCTGACAGAAGCAAGTGGGAAGCAATTTTACAGGGTGAGGACTGGGAATTCTCAGGTGGGAACAGTGACGTTTCTCGGGCGGTTTGGTCGAGCTATCAGCAGTTGCCCAGATACCTTAAGCCTTGTTTCGCATATTGTTCCTTGATTCCAAAAGGTTATGAGTTTGAGAAAGAGTTTGTAGTTCAGCTGTGGATGGCACAACATTTCATTCAGCCGCGAGGAGAAGAGCTCATTGAAGACATTGCTGGATCCTACTTTGATACCCTTGTGCAAAGATCATTTTTCCAATTCTCGCATTTCGACTGTAGGAGTGGCCAACGTAGATACACAATGCACAATCTTATTCACAACTTTGCCCAGCGTGTGTCCGCAGAGGAATGCTGTATACTGCAGCTTGGTCGACGGCCCAAAGAACCAGCAA ATTCGACGCAATCTAATTTGTCTAACCAAAAGGACAGTATGTTTGAGGACATTTACAAATGCAGGGGCTTGTACACACTCCTACTTGCTGGTGGGTTCAGAACGCACGAGATGAGGATACCCAACAAACTTGCAAAGCGCTTGAAAAGACTGCGCACTTTGGATCTAAGCAATTCAGACCTGACTATGTTGCCTGAATCGATTGGCACTTTGAAGCATCTTCGTTGCCTCCGGCTTCAAAACACAAAAATTACAAGGCTGCCCGAATCAGTGGGTTGCCTGTACAACCTTCAAATATTGGGTCTTAGAAACTGTGACATTGTCGAGCTGCCTTGCAACATGAAGAATCTTCGAAAATTGCGGCACCTTGATCTACGTCTTGATGATGATTCAGTGTTGGGAACACACGGAGCCAAGTCTAGAGTGCATAATTTAAGGTCAATGCCACCAGAAATTGGGCTATTAACCGATCTCCAGACATTGTCAAGATTTGTCATGGGTACGATGTATAAATCTGGGATAAGTGAGCTGAAAGACTTGAACCATCTCCATGGAGAACTTCTAATTTCAAACCTTCACCTAGTTCTAGATGCAGCAGAAGCAAAGGAGGCGAATTTAGCTGGAAAGCGATATATTCACAGGTTAGAGCTACGATGGAGCTATTCACGTGGTGCGCATGATGTGAAAGTTCTAGATAGTCTCCAACCTCACACCAACCTCAGAGAGCTAATGATAGTAGGCTATGGAGGTGCTTCATTTCCAGATTGGATATGTCATTCTTCCTTCTCCAATCTAGTAATCTTGTCACTCTCCGACTGTGGTAAATGTGATAAACTCCCACCACTTGGACAGTTGCCTGTTCTGAAGGAACTGTACATAAAAAGAATGGATTCAGTGAAGAGAGTGGATTGCTCATTTTGTGGTCATGATAGAAGAAAGTTCCCATCATTGCAAAAGCTACACTTCGAGAGCATGCATTGCCTGCAGGTTTGGTGTGGAGCTGATGATTGCCTCCTTTCTTCGCTTCGAGAGCTTGTTTTCAAGAATTGCGCTGATCTTCGACAACTCACTCATAATCTTCCTTCCCTGACAAAGTTGGAGATCGAGGGATCCCCAAAATTAGTTGGCTTGCGAAGCTTCCCATCTCTCCAATTTTTAGAGGTGAAGGCCAGTGGTGAATGGGTTTTCGACTCGTGGTCCAGTGTTGCTCCTCTTTCTTCCCTGACCCTCAGCGGGTTGCCAACAATAAGCTTGCCTTCAGAACTCCAACTTGGGCATGCTTCTATACGCTGCTTGGAAATCAGTCACTGTGACCAATTGGTATCATTGCCTGACAATTGGCTCCCCCCTGGCCTTACCTATTTTGCGATCAAACATTGTCCTCAACTCAGTGCTCTACCTAGGGGACTGCAGGACCTAAGGAAGCTGGAAGACTTGGAAATCCAGAACTGTAGGCAGCTAGAGTACCTACCAGATGGGCTCAAGAACCTGACATCGCTCACGCGTTTTGAGATTTCAGATTGTCCTCAGCTTTTATGCTTGCCAAATGATGGTCTGCCAACTAAACTTCGGTTCTTGAGCATCGACAATTGTCCAGAGCTCAGGCGACGGTGCAAAGAGGAGGTAGGTGAAGACTGGCCCAAGATTGAGCACATCTTCTCGGTATGGATTGATAAACAACCAGTGGTTTCCTCTGTTCAGCCTCAACGCGAAAGTCGGAGCACGCCCCCTTTTTATGAAG GGCAAAGCTCAGGGCAATAA